One part of the Acidobacteriota bacterium genome encodes these proteins:
- a CDS encoding bifunctional riboflavin kinase/FAD synthetase, producing the protein MIPATVDVIHYPDDPAPAVRWSQPVVALGNFDGVHRGHAKILEEVYRRAAARRTTPAVLTFDPHPSRVVRPDRAAPLIMTMAQKLEAFAAAGMAGTAIVRFTKALSQWDPDRFVRTVLVEWLQVGEVCVGANFLFGRNRSGNFTLLRELGAQYGFEAEKVEPVRYKDFVVSSTRLRRLIADGRVDEAGALLGHHYTLDGRVEQGDGRGRGHGIPTANLRTDNELLPADGVYATTAVIDRVLHPSVTNVGVRPTFGEGGPRTIETHLLDGGGDGAPVDLYGVPLRLAFVQRLRDERTFADAAALRRQIDDDCARARTLFRQISL; encoded by the coding sequence ATCATCCCTGCGACCGTGGACGTCATTCACTACCCGGACGATCCGGCGCCGGCCGTGCGCTGGTCGCAACCCGTTGTCGCACTCGGCAACTTCGACGGCGTGCACCGCGGCCACGCGAAGATCCTGGAAGAGGTGTACCGCCGGGCGGCGGCCCGTCGGACGACGCCGGCGGTCCTGACGTTCGATCCGCATCCGTCCCGCGTGGTCCGGCCCGATCGGGCGGCGCCGCTCATCATGACGATGGCCCAGAAACTGGAGGCGTTCGCGGCGGCGGGCATGGCTGGAACCGCGATCGTGCGCTTCACCAAGGCGCTGTCACAGTGGGATCCCGATCGCTTTGTCCGGACCGTGCTGGTGGAATGGCTGCAGGTGGGGGAGGTGTGCGTCGGCGCTAACTTCCTTTTCGGGCGCAACCGGAGCGGGAACTTCACGCTGCTGCGCGAACTGGGCGCCCAATACGGATTCGAGGCGGAGAAGGTCGAGCCGGTTCGCTACAAGGACTTCGTCGTGAGCAGCACGCGGCTGCGACGGCTGATCGCCGACGGCCGGGTCGACGAAGCCGGCGCCCTGCTGGGGCACCACTACACCCTGGACGGCAGGGTAGAGCAGGGCGACGGCCGGGGACGCGGCCACGGCATCCCGACGGCCAACCTCCGGACCGACAACGAACTGCTTCCCGCGGACGGTGTCTACGCAACGACCGCCGTGATTGACCGCGTGCTGCACCCATCGGTGACCAACGTCGGTGTCCGTCCGACCTTTGGCGAGGGCGGGCCGCGGACCATCGAAACCCACCTTCTGGACGGTGGCGGGGATGGCGCACCGGTCGATCTCTACGGAGTGCCCCTACGCCTCGCGTTCGTGCAGCGCCTGCGGGACGAGCGGACGTTCGCTGACGCGGCGGCCCTCCGGAGGCAGATAGACGACGACTGCGCGCGGGCGCGCACCCTGTTCCGACAGATTTCCCTATGA
- a CDS encoding cysteine--tRNA ligase, whose product MTVTPLRLYNTLTRQVEPFAPLRDDTVRMYACGLTVYARGHIGNFRTFVCLDLLRRTLRHVAGYRMQQAINFTDVDDKTIAGARKAGEELRAYTDRYIDAWREDAEALGLEPVEENPRATDDVNLRAMGEMVQQLESRGHAYRSDGSTYFRIASLPEYGKLARLDHAGMQDGARIDSDEYAKETARDFVLWKASGPDEPSWEVGVGPGRPGWHIECSAMALRLLGGPPIDIHAGGVDLIFPHHENEIAQAEGATGEPFARWWVHVEHLLLGRDVKMSKSLGNVLTVRDILDEGHRASALRYVLLSTHYRKQLRFDWSSLAQAEEALRRLMDCLARVEAVTAPGGHPETAQLLAAAQEAFAARLRDDLNVPGALGAVFELVREVNGAIDRDELGTDDAARVGETFDRFDDVLGVIALRKREEAAPPVDASEIETLIETRRQARRNRDFAEADRIRDDLESRGIVLEDTPAGTRWKRK is encoded by the coding sequence ATGACCGTGACGCCGCTTCGTCTTTACAACACGCTCACGCGCCAGGTCGAACCGTTCGCGCCCCTGCGCGACGACACCGTCCGCATGTACGCCTGCGGCCTGACCGTCTACGCGCGGGGACACATCGGCAACTTCCGGACGTTCGTCTGCCTCGATCTGCTTCGCCGCACGCTCCGGCATGTCGCCGGCTATCGGATGCAGCAGGCGATCAACTTCACCGACGTGGACGACAAGACCATCGCGGGGGCCCGGAAGGCGGGGGAAGAGCTGCGCGCGTACACCGACCGCTACATCGACGCCTGGCGGGAAGATGCGGAGGCGCTCGGCCTCGAGCCGGTCGAGGAGAACCCCCGTGCCACCGACGACGTGAACCTGCGGGCGATGGGCGAGATGGTGCAGCAGCTCGAGTCGCGCGGCCACGCCTACCGGAGCGACGGCTCGACCTACTTTCGTATCGCATCGCTGCCGGAATACGGCAAGCTGGCCCGCCTCGACCATGCCGGCATGCAGGACGGCGCGCGGATCGACAGCGACGAGTACGCCAAGGAGACGGCCCGCGACTTCGTGCTTTGGAAGGCCTCAGGGCCGGACGAGCCGAGCTGGGAGGTCGGTGTGGGGCCAGGCCGTCCAGGCTGGCACATCGAGTGCTCGGCAATGGCGCTACGCCTGCTGGGCGGACCGCCCATCGACATCCATGCCGGCGGCGTCGACCTGATCTTCCCCCACCACGAGAACGAGATCGCGCAGGCGGAAGGGGCGACGGGGGAGCCCTTCGCCCGCTGGTGGGTCCATGTCGAGCATTTGCTGCTCGGCCGGGACGTAAAGATGTCGAAGTCGCTCGGCAACGTCCTGACGGTACGCGACATCCTCGATGAGGGACATCGCGCCTCGGCGCTTCGCTACGTCCTACTGTCGACGCACTACCGTAAGCAGTTGCGCTTCGACTGGAGCAGTCTCGCGCAGGCGGAAGAGGCGCTCCGGCGACTGATGGACTGTCTCGCCCGCGTGGAGGCGGTGACCGCGCCGGGCGGACATCCCGAGACCGCCCAACTGCTGGCCGCGGCACAGGAGGCGTTCGCGGCCCGGCTGCGCGACGACCTCAACGTCCCGGGAGCACTGGGCGCGGTTTTCGAGCTGGTTCGCGAGGTCAACGGAGCCATCGATCGCGACGAACTGGGCACGGACGACGCGGCGCGCGTGGGCGAGACGTTCGACCGGTTCGACGACGTGCTTGGGGTGATTGCCCTACGGAAAAGGGAAGAAGCGGCCCCGCCAGTGGATGCCTCGGAGATCGAAACATTGATCGAGACGCGCCGGCAGGCGCGGCGGAACCGTGATTTCGCCGAGGCGGACCGGATCCGAGACGATCTCGAATCACGCGGGATCGTCTTGGAGGATACGCCCGCAGGCACGCGCTGGAAGCGAAAATAG
- a CDS encoding YraN family protein — MPGSQQDRLGRRGEDLACEELRRRGYAILARRFRTRHGEIDIVAREGDVLVFVEVKARSSSRFGGARSAVNWPKQRKIAMMAQRYLKRVGWSMRPCRFDIVAIQQHKDGRPPEVALIRNAFTAEGAW; from the coding sequence ATGCCGGGCTCGCAGCAGGATCGTCTCGGTCGCCGGGGGGAAGACCTTGCCTGCGAGGAGTTGCGTCGCCGCGGATACGCCATCCTGGCACGCCGCTTCCGAACCCGTCACGGCGAGATCGACATTGTCGCCAGAGAAGGCGATGTACTCGTGTTCGTCGAAGTAAAGGCGCGCTCATCCTCTCGATTCGGTGGGGCACGTTCGGCAGTCAACTGGCCAAAGCAGCGGAAGATCGCGATGATGGCGCAGCGCTACTTGAAGCGCGTTGGATGGTCGATGCGCCCATGCCGCTTCGATATCGTGGCGATTCAGCAGCACAAGGACGGACGCCCGCCGGAGGTGGCGCTGATTCGGAATGCGTTTACCGCGGAGGGAGCCTGGTAA
- a CDS encoding Zn-dependent exopeptidase M28, with amino-acid sequence MTVTPFVPAPTVIAATNGASRTAEWATVVADRGTSIRQQRHGTRRQMHRAAGLTIVATLTLAAPAASQPDEQRLVADAQRLLAPSNAERIAALEALLDQRGLSYVAHEFPGPRDRNDSRQVGRNLVLTFGTGLPAIVVGAHADAAQLQDGSLSHGMVDNAAGVVALLELAESLRDDPPDRQVRVVFFDMEELGLVGSEAFVSTLQPSAVAGMINVDIVGYGDTVLFGPDGSDRAEPPGAGGMTLADRVRHVCAGQSLVCVSTPRMPPSDDRSFTGAGIPSVSIAMLPAAQTHQIWLLLNGGEQSGLREGWVPEILQTIHTDRDTTDRLEPQTLGRAARLLTQLVRDFAADGG; translated from the coding sequence ATGACGGTGACACCCTTCGTGCCTGCTCCGACTGTAATTGCCGCGACGAACGGCGCCAGCCGAACGGCGGAGTGGGCAACCGTGGTTGCCGACAGGGGAACGTCAATTCGCCAGCAACGCCATGGCACCCGCCGACAAATGCACCGCGCCGCCGGGCTGACGATCGTCGCGACCCTCACGCTGGCCGCGCCGGCCGCTTCGCAGCCCGACGAGCAGAGGCTCGTTGCCGATGCTCAACGCCTTTTGGCGCCCTCCAACGCCGAGCGGATTGCTGCTCTCGAAGCACTGCTCGACCAGCGTGGTCTGTCCTACGTCGCGCACGAGTTTCCCGGCCCGCGCGACCGGAACGACTCGCGACAAGTTGGGCGTAACCTGGTTCTGACCTTTGGGACGGGCCTCCCGGCGATCGTCGTCGGGGCGCACGCGGATGCGGCGCAACTTCAGGACGGTTCACTCAGCCACGGCATGGTGGACAACGCCGCGGGCGTCGTTGCCCTCCTCGAATTGGCCGAGTCGCTCCGCGACGATCCACCGGACCGCCAGGTGCGCGTCGTGTTCTTTGACATGGAGGAACTGGGGCTGGTCGGTTCGGAGGCGTTCGTCTCGACCCTCCAGCCGTCCGCGGTCGCCGGCATGATCAACGTGGACATCGTCGGCTACGGGGACACCGTGCTGTTCGGACCTGACGGATCGGACCGCGCCGAACCGCCCGGCGCCGGCGGCATGACGCTGGCGGACCGTGTCCGGCACGTCTGCGCCGGGCAGTCACTCGTCTGCGTGAGCACGCCACGCATGCCGCCGAGCGACGACCGGAGCTTCACCGGCGCCGGCATTCCCAGCGTGTCGATTGCGATGCTGCCGGCAGCTCAGACGCACCAGATCTGGCTGTTGCTCAACGGCGGGGAGCAAAGCGGGCTGCGGGAGGGCTGGGTACCGGAGATACTGCAGACCATCCATACCGACCGGGACACCACCGACCGGCTGGAGCCGCAGACACTCGGCCGCGCGGCGCGGTTACTGACTCAGCTCGTTCGGGACTTCGCGGCAGACGGCGGCTGA